GGAAAGCCTTCAGCGCCGATGCGAAAGTCAGTCCAGCCTTTTCATTGACGTTGACCTGATTGATGCCGGGCAAATTGATTTCCACCGGGTCCTCCGCGGTGGAGATATTGGTATCCGGTTTATTAAGGATGTTGAGACAAGTGTACAGCGACACCGTCTTGCCGCTGCCGGTGGGGCCGGTGACCAGCACCATGCCGTAAGGGCGGGCGATCGACTTCAGCAAATGCTCTTTCTGCTCCGCCTCGAAGCCAAGCTGGTCGACATCCAGCGACGCGCCCGAGGAGTCCAGAATACGCATCACGATCTTCTCGCCGAACAGCGTGGGCAGCGTGCTGACGCGAAAATCTATCGCCCGGGTCTTGGAAATCACCAGCTTCAGCCGCCCATCCTGCGGCAACCGCTTTTCCGAGATATCCAGCTTGGAAATCACCTTGATGCGCGAAGCGATCTTTTCCTTCAGGATCAACGGCGGTTGCGCCACCTCCTTCAGCACCCCATCCACCCGGTAGCGGATGCGGTAATACTTCTCATACGGCTCGAAGTGGATGTCGGACGCGCCGACGCCTATCGCGTCCAGCAACATCTTGTGGATGAACTTGACCACAGGGGCGTCATCCACTTCGACCTGCGGCCCGCTATCCACCTGCGCTTCGGGATCGGCAAACTCGAGATCGCCCAAATCTTCGCTTTCCAGCTCCTTCAGCGCCGCAGTGGAACTATCCTGATAACGCCCGACCGTCCTCCCCAGCTTGTCGTCCTCCACCACGACGATCTCTACGGTCAGCCCGGTCTTGAAGGTGATCGCGTGGTAGGCGGAAGTCTGGGTTGGGTCCGAAGTGCCGACATATAGCTTGTTGCCGCGCTTGAGCAAGGGCAGCAGTCTGCGGCTAGCGATCACCTCCTCGTCCACCAGCCCCTTGGGCAATTGGTCCATGTCGAGCGAAGCCAGGTCCAGCAACGGATAGCCGAAAACGCGGGAAGCGAATACCGCCACTTCCCTGGCCGTCATTTTCTTGCTGAGGATAAGCTGCTCGACAAAGCTGATATGGGAAACCGCCGCATGTTTCAGAATGGCGTCCGCATCCTGCTGCAGCAGCATATTGTGCTGAACCAGGGCTCTGCCCAGGCCGGAAATCCCCGCCGTAGCTTCCATAAGCGATATCGATCCAGTAACGACCCTGCGGTCATGATCAGGTACAGGCTGTGACGCTATTATATGCGAAGCCACGCGTGGCAGCCTCGCCGTTTCAGGCTTTCCGAGCGTAGGCGATAAAAAAAGAGCCGCCGAGGCAGCTCTTTTTCAAACAACGCGGGTTCTGACTTAGAAGCGATGGATCAGGCCCAGCCCCAAGGAGTTTTCGTTGTCGGTGCCCGGGTACTTCCACTTCACGTGGCCGTAGGATGTATACACGTCGGTACGCTTCGACAGCGCGTAATCCAGGCCAAGCACGAACTGGTCGTAACCAGAATCATTAATGGTGGTGCCGCCCATGGTCGCGTTATAGCCTTTGGCATAGGACAAATAGGGCGTGAACGCGCCAAAGGTATAACCGCCAGTCAGCGCCAACTCCTTGGTCTTCAGCTTCGTAGTATTAACAGCCAGCTGCGCAGCGGCGGCAGTGCTACCTCCTGCGACCAGGCCAGCTACAGCAACGTTATTAGCCATGGTTCCCAAAGCGCTGTTGTAAAAGGTGCCGAAACCATAGCCCTGGACCTGCTGGTAACCGAACGCCAGATAAATGTTGTTGGCGTTATAGCCCGCCTCCAGACGATGCCAATCCTTGTTGCTGCCGACCACGTTGCTAGCGTCCCCCCAGCTGGCATAGCTGTACTTGCCGAAGTAGCCGGCGTTTTCGTAGCTGAGGCCGATATTGACGAACTGCTGGTTGGTTCGCGAGCCATCCAACCCTGCGATGCGGGCCTCATCGAAGCCAAACAAGGCCATATAGCTGAAGCCATACCAGTTGGGACTGTCATAGCGGACGGCGTTGTTCACGCGGGTATCCATGCGGGTGAACATGCCCAGACCGCCTACGCTCTGACCGCTGTAATAACCCGGATCCACCTGCTCCATATCCATGTTCGGATAGTTGGACAGGCGGCCCAAGCGGATTTGACCCCAGCTGTCGCCAGCCAAACCGATGAAGGTGTCGCGGGTGCCAAAAGTATCGGCGCCGGTACCGTCGACATTGAGCCGACTTTCAACCTGCCAGATCGCCTTCAGGCCATTGCCCAGATCCTCGCCGCCCTTGAAGCCGATGCGGGAAGTCCAGTCATTGATCTCCGAACTGCCCTGCGGCTTGCCGCTGGAATCCAGAGCCAGCGTCGACCCATAAGTCTTGTTGTACTCGTAACCGGCGCGAATCTGCCCGTAGATGGTCACGTCGGCCATGGCGGCCGCAGGCAGGGCGGCAGCCAACGCCAAAGCGATGAGCTTCTTGTTCATTGCAAATCCTTTCAAGTCAGTTGATTGTGTCCTGTTGGCTTCCCGGCTAGGCCGTTTGCCCGGACATTTATGTGCCGACGGTATATTCCATCGATCGCTGCACCCAATATAAGACTGACGTTGCAAAAAAACAAAGAACGCCCTGCCATGACAGGTAAAAATCAGCAAAAAAACAACAATACAATGCTATCCAATTGTTTACAAACCAGTTACCTCATTAAGCCCGCCCCTTGCCAGACGCGGAAAAACAACAAAATTCGCCATAGTGTTGTCGATTAAACACACTTGATCTTCCCCATTCCCACAAAAACCAAGACAGTTAAAATTCATACAAAATAAAAACGCCACTCAGAGGGAGTGGCGTTATCCGATATGGGCGAGTATCTGCGACGGCAACTACTTGGCGGCTGGCTTGGCGGCCGCTGGCTTTGCCGTCGCGGGCTTCGCCGCCGGCGCGGCAGAGGCGCCGCTCACGCTGATTTCCTTGCGCAGGCCATCCAGGGTTTTGTCGCCAATGCCGGAAACCTTCTTCAAGTCATCCACCGTCTTGAACGGACCGTTCTTGGTCCGGTAGTCGACAATCGCCTTGGCCTTGGCCGGACCGATGCCTTTCAGCGCTTCCAGTTGCTGCGGCGTGGCGGTGTTGATGTTGACGGCGGCCAAGGCGACATTGCACAGCAACAGCAAACCGGCGAAAACGGCTAACAGCTTCTTCATGGCAAGCTCCTAAATGAAAGTGCGGTCTGTGATCGTCAGCGCCGGACAAGCGACTCATCCGCGCTGCAGGATCAATTCTAAGACCACCTTGCTGCCCACGTATGCCAGCATCAATGACAGGAAACCGGCCAAGGCCCAACGGATCGCCACCTTGCCGCGCCACCCCCTGAGCCGGCGGCCGATCAACAAACCTGCGAAAATCAGCCAGGACAACACGCCAAACACCGTTTTATGCGTCAACGCAGCCGCCTGGCCGAACACCTCTTCGGAAAACAGCACGCCGGTCAACAAGGTCAACGTCAGCAGCAGAAAGCCGACGGCGATCACCTGAAACATCATTTTTTCCAGCGTCAACAAAGGCGGCAATTGTTTGGCCAGCATGGACACGCGGCGATGATGCAGCGCGCGCTCCAGAATCAGCATCAACGCGGCGATCAGGGCGCCGATCGCGAACAGGCTGTAGGCCAGCATGGACACCAGGATATGCAAGACGAAAGCCGGGTTGGACAAATCGCTGACCAGATGGCGGCCGGGAAAGGCGATGGCGAAAGCCAGCGCGGCCATCGCCAAAGGCATCATGAACAGCTGCAGGCCCTCCACCTTGTAGAAAAAGCTGCAAGTCCAGTAGATCAGCAACATGATCCAGACCATCAAGCTCAGCGCGTGGCCGATGCCCAGAGCCAGGCCGCCGCTGGCGCTCAGCGGCGCCACCACCACCACGGCCTGCGCCAGCAGCAAAGCGCCGAGCAGGCTGTGCTCAAGGCGGGGATTGCGCGGCCAGCGCGCGGTGCCTTTCCAGTTGGCCAGGTAGTGCCAAGTGAAGGCCCCGTAGGAGAGGATCAGGAACAGGGACAAAACGAGCAGGAGACTGGTCATATCGGCTATGTGATCAAATCCGGGCGCTGCCCGGGCGGCTCGTGTTAAAATCGATGGATTTGAGAGTCTACACCAAGCTGCCGTTCGTTGGCAGAGAGTAAGGACAGCACCATGCTAGACAACTTGACCAGCCGCCTGTCCGGCGTGATGAAAACCCTGCGCGGCAACGCGCGGCTGACCGAATCCAACATCCAGGACGCGATGCGCGAAGTGCGCATGGCGTTGCTGGAAGCCGACGTGGCGCTGCCCGTCGTCAAGACCTTCATCGCCCAGGTGAAAGAGCGCGCGCTGGGCCAGGACGTGATGGGCAGCCTGACCCCGGGCCAGGCCCTGGTGGGCGTGGTCAACGAAGAGCTCGTCAAGCTGATGGGCGAAAAGAACGACGAGCTGAACCTGGCCGCCGTGCCACCCGCCATCGTGCTGATGGCCGGCCTGCAGGGCGCCGGCAAGACCACCACCGTCGGCAAGCTGGCCAAAAGGCTGAAGGAAACCCAGAAGAAGAAGGTGTTGGTGGTGTCCGCCGACATCTATCGCCCGGCCGCCATCGAGCAGTTGAAGCTGCTGGCCTCGCAAGTCGGCGTGGAGTGGTTCCCGTCCGACGTGTCGCAAAAGCCGGTGGACATCGCCCGCGCCGCGATCGACCACGCGCGCCGCCACTTCTTCGACGTGCTGCTGGTCGACACCGCCGGCCGCCTTGCCATCGATGAGGCGATGATGGACGAGATCAAGGCGCTGCACGCCGCGATCAACCCGGTGGAAACGCTGTTCGTGGTGGACGCGATGCAGGGCCAGGACGCGGTCAACACCGCCAAGGCCTTCAATCAAGCGCTGCCGCTGACCGGCGTGATCCTGACCAAGATGGACGGCGACTCGCGCGGCGGCGCCGCCTTGTCCGTGCGCCACGTCACCGGCAAACCGATCAAATTCATCGGCGTCGGCGAAAAGGTCACGGGCATCGAACCGTTCCACCCGGACCGCATTGCCAGCCGCATCCTGGGCATGGGCGACGTGCTGTCGCTGATCGAGGAAGTGCAGAAGGGCATCGATCAGAAGGAAGCCGAAGCGATGGCCAAGAAGTTGAAGTCCGGCAAGGGCTTCGACCTCGAGGACTTCAAAGCCCAGATGCAGCAGATGAAGAAGATGGGCGGCATGGCCAACCTTCTGGAAAAGATGCCGGGCCAGCTGGGCGAGATGGCCAAAGGCGTTCAGGGCGCCGAAGCCGAGAAATCCATGCGCCGCATTGAAGGCATCATCAACTCGATGACCATGGAAGAGCGCCGCAAGCCGGAGCTGCTGAAGGCCAGCCGCAAACGCCGCATCGCCGCCGGCTCCGGCGTCACGGTGCAGGAAGTGAACCGGCTGCTGAACCAGTTCGAGCAGATGCAGAAGATGATGAAGCAGTTCTCGTCCAAGGGCGGGATGATGAAGATGATGCGCGGCATGAAGGGCATGATGCCCGGCATGTAAGCGAAAACAAACGGGCGCCAGTCGCCCGTTTGTTTTGAGATGAAGACAAGCCGCCGGCAAGACTGTCCCCAGACGCTACATTGATAGGGCGTCGCCGCGGCGATGGATCGCAAGTTTGAACGCCGTTTGTATTGCAACCTGCCGCTGTTTGGCAAACCACGTTTGGAAATACTCAGCATGAATCTGACTACGTTGACCGCCCTCTCCCCGCTGGATGGCCGCTACGCCGCCCAGGTGGAAGGCCTGCGCAACCTGTTCTCCGAATTCGGTCTGATGAAGTGCCGCGTCAAGGTGGAGCTGGAATGGCTGAAGATGCTGGCCGCCGAGCCGGGCATCGAGGAAGTCAAGCCGTTCTCCGACGCCACCATCCGCGAAATCGACGACGTGATCGCCAACTTCAGCGTCGAGCACGGCGAGGAAGTGAAGGCGATCGAGGTCCGCACCAATCACGACGTCAAGGCCATCGAGTACTGGCTGAAAGAACGCCTGTCAGGCAATCCTGAAGTGATGGCGGCCAGCGAGTTCATCCACTTCGCCTGCACCTCCGAGGACATCAACAACCTCAGCCACGCGCTGATGCTGAAGACCGCGCGCAACACCGTGCTGCTGCCGGCGCTGGACGAGGTGATCCACAAGCTGCAGAAGCTGTCGCACGAACTGGCCGACGTGGGCATGATGTGCCGCACCCACGGCCAGCCGGCCACGCCATCCACCATGGGCAAGGAACTGGCCAACGCCGTCTATCGCCTGAAGCGCCAGCGCGAGCAACTGGTGCACCAGGAAATCCTGGGCAAGATCAACGGCGCGGTCGGCAACTACAACGCCCACTTGGCGGCCTATCCGGACATCGACTGGGAAAGCCTGTGCGGCCGCTTCGTCACCGGTCTCGGCATCACCTTCAATCCGTACACCATCCAGATCGAGCCGCACGACTACATGGCCGAGCTGTATCAAGTGGCGATGCGCGTCAACACCATCCTGATCGACCTGAACCGCGACATCTGGGGCTACATCTCGCTGGGCTACTTCAAGCAGAAGGTGAAGAAGGACGAAGTGGGCAGCTCCACCATGCCGCACAAGGTCAACCCGATCGACTTCGAAAACGCCGAGGGCAATCTGGGCATGGCCAACGCCATCATGGGCCACCTGGCGGAGAAGCTGCCGATCTCCCGCTGGCAGCGCGACCTGACCGACTCCACCGTGCTGCGCAATATGGGCGTCGGCTTCGGCTACACCATCCTGGGCCTGAAGTCCTGCCTGAAGGGCCTGAACAAGCTGGAGATCAATCCGGCCCTGATCGCCGCCGAGCTGGACGCCGCCTGGGAGCTGCTGGCCGAGCCGGTGCAGACCGTGATGCGCCGCTACGGCATCGCCAATCCGTACGAGCAGTTAAAAGAGCTGACCCGCGGCAAGGGCGGCATCACCCGCGAAACGCTGCATGCCTTCATCAAGAGCCTGGAGCTGCCGGACACGGTCAAGGCATCCTTGCTGGAGCTGACGCCATCCAACTATCTGGGCAAAGCGGAAGAACTGGCGCGCCGCGTCTAAGCCGCCGTCCTCCCCTACTCGACGCCGCCCGCCCGGGCGGCGTTTTCATTTTCCGCGCGCCACCCACCCGTCTTTGCGGCAAGTTAGCCGCACCTTGCCCGCTCTCGCCCGCCAATCGGCAAAATTTAGTGGTCAAAATGCCAAATGAACCTGACAATGGAATGTGAATAACACCAAAACACCATAAGCATCGCTGCTGAAAGGAACGGCCGGCCGAATCGGCCCGACCGCCCGAATCAAGGGTAACCTGAAGAGAGAATGGATGATCATGCAATCTATGTACGACCAGTCCTCGAATCCCCCGACCACCCCAGACGAACCGGCCGCCGCCCCCCCGCAAACGGTCACCGCGCGCCAGTTGCTGAATCTGAATGAGCGCGGCCAGCACGGCCTGTACCAGTACTTCATCGAGCACGACACCAACCGCATCCTGCAGCACCTGGACACGCTGCGCGGCATGGCGTTCACCCGCGAAGCCGAGGATGGCGCGAACCTCCCCACCGAGCGGCCCTTCCCCTCGGTATGCCTGATCGGGCTGGGCCGCTGCGGCTCCAATATCGCGCTGGACGTGGCCACCCTGGTGTACAACGCCCGCAAGTTCTATCTCAATGAATTCAATCAGGACGACAAGAGCGCGCCGGAGCAGGAACAACGGCCCCGCCGCTGGATACGCCGCAATCTGCTGTCCCAGCACAAAGCGGCCAAGCCGGCCTTTCTGATCGAGCCGATGGTGATGCTGGGCGACCTGGACAAGGACATCAAGGGCCGCATCCGTTTCTCCCGCCGCGGCGAGCAGGGCGACTTCATCAACAACTACAACAAGATGAAGATCATGGATCTGGCCGAGGTCCACGCCGGCGGCGCCGGCAACGCCCCTATCCTGGGCCAGTACCTGGCCAAGATCATCCTCAACAAGGACACGCTGAGCTTCTCCGACCCGGACTGGACGCTGATCCACTCCTACCTGGTGGACTCCTGCGGCATCAAGGCCAACCAGTCGCGGCTGTATTTCTACATTTTCAGCGCCGGCGGCGGCACTGGCTCCGGCATGGCCTCGGAGTTCGGTCTGGCCCAGCAATACGCCTACATGAGCAAGACCTTCGAGACCCGAAACGAAGGCAAATCGGACCAGGCGGACGACTACGGCTTCGTGTTCGAGCCCATCTTCACCAGCGGCATCTGCATCCTTCCCAATATATCGGGCCAGCACGCCGAAGGCTCCGAGGCGCTGCACATCAACGCCGGCCGGCTGCTGTGCAAATACCTGTCCGAGGAGTGGGACTTCTCCTACAACTTCGACAACGAGGAAGCCGGCGCCGAAAGCGTGATGCGCCGCATCCGGCCCTGGAACGCGATGATGCTGATTTCCAACGACATCATGCGCTACGCCGAGGAGAGCGAGGGCGGCAACATCGAACACCTCGACGTCAACGCTATGGAGCGCCACGCCAATCAATACATCTCGCAGCAGATCTTCAACATCCTCACCGCGCAGGCCGTCACCAGCGACTACGACGAGAACTATTTCCTGCGCGCCGGCATCGACATGGGCGAGACGATACGGCTGGACGCCAACGACCTGTTCATGAGCCTGGCCGGCCCGGTGGCGGTGGCCTACGCCGAATCGGTGGTGTCCGACCCGCTGGGCTCGGACGGCTTCGTCAACAAGCTGGACATCGATGACCTGTTCTACCGATCGATCGACCTGCCGCACTTCAACCAGCAGACCCAAGCGATCGAAGGCATCAGCCTGCTGCCGATCGAATCGGCCAACTACCGCGCGGCGCTGGCCGACTACAAGCAGTCCGGCTATGCGGCGGAAAAGCTGAACCAGCTGTTCTTCTTCCAGAACTGCTCGTCGGTGGTGGCCATCCTGTCGCTGCCCAAGGGCTACAAGCTGTCCTACCTGGATCTGAACCGGCTGAAGCGCCACCTGAACGATCTGTTTCCCAGCACCACGCTGAAGCGTTACGCGCTGGTGATCGGCGCCTCCACCAACCTGTCGCTGACCACGCTGGTGGCCAAGAGCCCCTGCCTCAGCGACGACTTCCTGACGTTGATCGTCGCCTACATCAAACGCTGCTTCGCCCACGGCAACCACCGCTTCGACGACAGCCTGGACAACACGATACTGGACCTGATCACCGCCGACACCTTCGACGAGACTGTGCTGGAGCGCCTGCTCAACGAGTACGAAAACCCGGCCAAGATCCTCGACACCAACTGGTTCGCCATCAAACCAATGTATGAAAAGAAGTACCGCGAACTGATCCGGGACAGCAAGAAGTTCGTGTCCATCAACGACATCCGGCTGACCCGCGAGCACGTGCAGAAAGCGGTGTGCTATCTGCGCGAGATCTACCGCCACCGCATCGGAAAGACCCGGGTGGTTTCGCTCAACACCTACTCCCGCAAGCATCATCACGGCTAAGCTTCGCCACTCCGCCCTCCGCCGCCCGCGGAGGGCTTTTCTTTTGCCCCGCCCGTCCCTCCGGCCCCTGTCACTTGAGCGGCCGGCCTTGGCGCGCGATACTTGCCGGCAAACCGCCAATCAACCGCATGGATACCCGCATGACCCATCGCATCGTATTCGTCGAAGACGACGCCGACCTCGCCGAACTGATCAGCGATTTCCTGTCCCGCCATGAAATGGAAGTGGTCATCGAGCCGCGCGGCGACGCCGCCCTCGCCACCATCGCCCGCGAAGCTCCCGACTTGGTGCTGCTCGACATCATGCTGCCCGGCAAGGATGGCCTCTCCATCTGCCGCGAGCTGCGTCCCAAGTTCGACGGTCCCATCATCATGCTCACCTCGCTGGACAGCGACATGAACCAGATTCTGGGCCTGGAGCTGGGCGCCAACGACTACATCCTGAAAACCACGCCGCCATCAGTGCTGGTCGCCAGGCTGCGCGCCCAATTGCGCAATCTGCGCCCGGCCCAGCCTGCCGAAGCTCCGGCGGCCAAAGCCTCGCGCAAGGCGGTGTTCGGCCAGCTGTCCATTGATCCGGTCAGCCGCGACGTGGTGCTCGCCGGCGAGAAGATTCCGCTCTCCACCTCCGACTTCGACCTGCTATGGCTCCTGGCCAGCCACGCCGGCGAAACGCTGAATCGCGACCTGCTGTTGAAAGAAATGCGCGGCGTAGACTATGACGGCCTGGACCGCAGCATAGACGTGGCCATTTCACGGCTGCGCAAGAAGCTGGGCGACAACCCCAGCGAGCCGTTCCGGATCAAGACCGTGCGCAATCGCGGCTATCTTTTCTCGCTGTCCGGCTGGGAGTAAGCGCGGATGCGCCGTCTGTTCATCCAGTTCTACCTGTTGCTGATGTCCTGCTTCCTGGTTGCGGTCATCATGGTCGGCGTCGTTTACAAGCAGGCGGTGGACGGCGTGGGCGAGCGCTATCTGGCCGACCTGCTCCGCACCACGCTGTCGCTGATCGAGGCCGACCTGCGCGGCGTGCCGGAGGATCGATGGAGCGAAACGCTGGCCAACGCCGACTACGGCTTCACTTTCCGCGTCAAGGTGGAGAAGATGAGCAACTACATCCTGGACGAAGAATCCAAGGAGGCGCTGGATCGCGGCGAGATCGTGATGCTGGAAGACAAATACCTGTTCCTGCAGAAGCTGCAGGACAGCAACTACCTGCTGGTGGCCGGCCCGTTGCGCTACCTGTTCTTTCTCCACCGGCTCAAGTGGTTCGATTACGCGCTGCTTGGCCTCTTGGGCCTGTCGCTGGCGATACCGGTCTTCTTGTGGATGCGGCCGCACTGGCGCGACCTGGTGGCACTGGAGCGCACATCCGATCGGCTGGCCAACGGCGAGCTGGCCGCCCGCGTCGAACTGCCGCCTCACTCCGGCGTCCATCATCTCGGCGTCGCCTTCAATCACATGGCCGACAATATCGCCGCGCTGATCAACAGCAAGAAAACGCTGACCAACGCCGTCGCCCATGAGCTGCGCACGCCGCTGGCCCGGCTGCGTTACCGATTGGCGCTGCTTGAGGGCGATCAGGAGTCCAAAGAGCGGCAGGCGATTGAACGCGACCTCACCGCCATCGACCAACTGGTGGAAGAGCTGCTGTTCCACGCCCGGCTGGACCGTCCGGAAGCGCCGCTGAAGCCGGTCAGCTTCAACGCGCTGCCCTGGGCGCGCGACCGCATCGCCGGCCAGGCTGCGCTGGCCCAGAAGATCCACTGGATAGAGCCGTCCGGCGAAGCGCTGGCCATCACCGCGGACGAACATTTGATCACCCGAGCCCTGGATAACCTGTTGTCCAACGCCCGCCGGCACGCCAACGCCGTCGTCGCCACCCACGTGCTGATCGACAAGCAGCAATACTGCATCATCGTCGACGACGACGGCCCCGGCATACCAGAAGCCGACCGGGACCGGGTATTCGATCCCTTTGTCCGCCTGGACGAAAGCCGGGGACGCAAAACCGGCGGCCATGGACTGGGGCTCGCCATCGTGGCTGGAATCGCCCGCGCCCACCGCGGCAGCATCAAAGTGGAAGCGTCGCCGATGGGCGGCGCCCGCTTCGTGCTGCGCTGGCCAACGGCATAGCATGTACATTTTGTAACATTGGGATACATGCCCCTCCTAGACGCCCATGCCTTGCCATCGCTAGCATTCGGCCCTGAATAAGGACTTCTTCGGGTCCATTTCAACCCAATCGAAAGAAACTTAGGAGTTTCGTAAATGAAAAAGCTGGCTCTGCTCGCCCTGACCGCTGCTTTCAGCCTGGTGTCCGCCAACGGCTTCGCCGCTGAAAAAGCCGCCGCTTCCGCTCCGGCCATCCACAAGGCCAAGAAAGCCGAAAAGAAAAAAGTAGCTTCCGCTGCTCAAAAGGCTCAAGCCGCCAAGGCCGACGCTTCCGCTCCGAAGGCCAAGAAAGCCAAGAAGCACGTAGCGAAGAAGGACGCTTCCGCAGCTCAGAAGGCTCAAGCCGCTAAGGCCGACGCTTCCGCTCCGAAGGCCAAGAAGGCCCACAAGCACGCCGCCAAGAAGCACGCTGCCAAGAAAGACGCTTCCGCTGCTCAAAAAGCCCAAGCCGCCAAGGCCGACGCTTCCGCTCCGAAGGCCAAGAAGGCCAAGAAGCACGTAGCCAAGAAAGAAGCCTCCGCTCAGAAAGCCCAAGCCGCTAAGGCCGACGCTTCCGCTCCGAAGGCCAAGAAGGCTCACAAGCACCACGCCAAGAAGCACGCTGCCAAGAAAGAAGCTTCCGCTGCTCAAAAAGCCCAAGCCGCCAAGGCCGACGCTTCCGCTCCGAAGGCCAAGAAGGCCAAGAAGCACGTAGCCAAGAAAGAAGCCTCCGCTCAGAAAGCCCAAGCCGCTAAGGCCGACGCTTCCGCGCCGAAGGCCAAGAAGGCTCACAAGCACCACGCCAAGAAGCACGCTGCCAAGAAAGACGCTTCCGCTGCTCAAAAAGCCCAAGCCGCCAAGGCCGACGCTTCCGCTCCGGCCAAGAAGGCTGCCCACAAGCACGCCAAAAAGCACGTAGCCAAGAAAGACGCTTCCGCTGCTCAAAAGGCTCAAGCCGCCAAGAAAGACGCTTCCGCTCCGGCCAAGAAGCACGCTGCCAAGGCTAAGGCTTCCGCCGCCAAGTAATTCCAGTGCCGGCGCCGCCTGATCACTCGGCGGCTTAGCATTGCACGGGGCGCTTCGGCGCCCCGTTTCCATTTCCAGGAGCCACCACGATGAAGTTGCCGCGCATTGCACTCTGCCTCGCCCTGCTCCCCGCCCTCGCCCATGCCGCGCCATTGAGCAAAGAACACAAGATCCTGTTCTTCGGCAAGGACGACCGCGTGCTGGAAAAGCCAGAGCGCGCGCCTTGGCGCAGCGTAGGCCAACTGGAAACCCGCTCCCGCACCATCTGCACCGGCACCTTGGTGGCCCCTGACGTGGTATTGACCGCAGGCCACTGCTTCATCGACGAAAAAGGCCGCTTCGACCCCGCCGTGAGCTTCACTGTCGGCC
This genomic window from Chromobacterium phragmitis contains:
- a CDS encoding cytochrome C assembly family protein, with product MTSLLLVLSLFLILSYGAFTWHYLANWKGTARWPRNPRLEHSLLGALLLAQAVVVVAPLSASGGLALGIGHALSLMVWIMLLIYWTCSFFYKVEGLQLFMMPLAMAALAFAIAFPGRHLVSDLSNPAFVLHILVSMLAYSLFAIGALIAALMLILERALHHRRVSMLAKQLPPLLTLEKMMFQVIAVGFLLLTLTLLTGVLFSEEVFGQAAALTHKTVFGVLSWLIFAGLLIGRRLRGWRGKVAIRWALAGFLSLMLAYVGSKVVLELILQRG
- the purB gene encoding adenylosuccinate lyase, with amino-acid sequence MNLTTLTALSPLDGRYAAQVEGLRNLFSEFGLMKCRVKVELEWLKMLAAEPGIEEVKPFSDATIREIDDVIANFSVEHGEEVKAIEVRTNHDVKAIEYWLKERLSGNPEVMAASEFIHFACTSEDINNLSHALMLKTARNTVLLPALDEVIHKLQKLSHELADVGMMCRTHGQPATPSTMGKELANAVYRLKRQREQLVHQEILGKINGAVGNYNAHLAAYPDIDWESLCGRFVTGLGITFNPYTIQIEPHDYMAELYQVAMRVNTILIDLNRDIWGYISLGYFKQKVKKDEVGSSTMPHKVNPIDFENAEGNLGMANAIMGHLAEKLPISRWQRDLTDSTVLRNMGVGFGYTILGLKSCLKGLNKLEINPALIAAELDAAWELLAEPVQTVMRRYGIANPYEQLKELTRGKGGITRETLHAFIKSLELPDTVKASLLELTPSNYLGKAEELARRV
- the rstA gene encoding two-component system response regulator RstA codes for the protein MTHRIVFVEDDADLAELISDFLSRHEMEVVIEPRGDAALATIAREAPDLVLLDIMLPGKDGLSICRELRPKFDGPIIMLTSLDSDMNQILGLELGANDYILKTTPPSVLVARLRAQLRNLRPAQPAEAPAAKASRKAVFGQLSIDPVSRDVVLAGEKIPLSTSDFDLLWLLASHAGETLNRDLLLKEMRGVDYDGLDRSIDVAISRLRKKLGDNPSEPFRIKTVRNRGYLFSLSGWE
- the pilB gene encoding type IV-A pilus assembly ATPase PilB, with the protein product MEATAGISGLGRALVQHNMLLQQDADAILKHAAVSHISFVEQLILSKKMTAREVAVFASRVFGYPLLDLASLDMDQLPKGLVDEEVIASRRLLPLLKRGNKLYVGTSDPTQTSAYHAITFKTGLTVEIVVVEDDKLGRTVGRYQDSSTAALKELESEDLGDLEFADPEAQVDSGPQVEVDDAPVVKFIHKMLLDAIGVGASDIHFEPYEKYYRIRYRVDGVLKEVAQPPLILKEKIASRIKVISKLDISEKRLPQDGRLKLVISKTRAIDFRVSTLPTLFGEKIVMRILDSSGASLDVDQLGFEAEQKEHLLKSIARPYGMVLVTGPTGSGKTVSLYTCLNILNKPDTNISTAEDPVEINLPGINQVNVNEKAGLTFASALKAFLRQDPDVIMVGEIRDFETADIAIKAAQTGHMVFSTLHTNDAPATLTRMLNMGVAPFNIASSVLLIMAQRLARKLCNHCKQPVEIPEEALLRAGFSKDDLAEGWHPYGPVGCEECRNTGYKGRVGIFEVMPISDAMMRLIMKNGTSVDISDLAREEGMVDLRRAGLLKVMRGVTSLAEVEAVTND
- the ffh gene encoding signal recognition particle protein, yielding MLDNLTSRLSGVMKTLRGNARLTESNIQDAMREVRMALLEADVALPVVKTFIAQVKERALGQDVMGSLTPGQALVGVVNEELVKLMGEKNDELNLAAVPPAIVLMAGLQGAGKTTTVGKLAKRLKETQKKKVLVVSADIYRPAAIEQLKLLASQVGVEWFPSDVSQKPVDIARAAIDHARRHFFDVLLVDTAGRLAIDEAMMDEIKALHAAINPVETLFVVDAMQGQDAVNTAKAFNQALPLTGVILTKMDGDSRGGAALSVRHVTGKPIKFIGVGEKVTGIEPFHPDRIASRILGMGDVLSLIEEVQKGIDQKEAEAMAKKLKSGKGFDLEDFKAQMQQMKKMGGMANLLEKMPGQLGEMAKGVQGAEAEKSMRRIEGIINSMTMEERRKPELLKASRKRRIAAGSGVTVQEVNRLLNQFEQMQKMMKQFSSKGGMMKMMRGMKGMMPGM
- a CDS encoding ComEA family DNA-binding protein, translating into MKKLLAVFAGLLLLCNVALAAVNINTATPQQLEALKGIGPAKAKAIVDYRTKNGPFKTVDDLKKVSGIGDKTLDGLRKEISVSGASAAPAAKPATAKPAAAKPAAK
- a CDS encoding porin, with product MNKKLIALALAAALPAAAMADVTIYGQIRAGYEYNKTYGSTLALDSSGKPQGSSEINDWTSRIGFKGGEDLGNGLKAIWQVESRLNVDGTGADTFGTRDTFIGLAGDSWGQIRLGRLSNYPNMDMEQVDPGYYSGQSVGGLGMFTRMDTRVNNAVRYDSPNWYGFSYMALFGFDEARIAGLDGSRTNQQFVNIGLSYENAGYFGKYSYASWGDASNVVGSNKDWHRLEAGYNANNIYLAFGYQQVQGYGFGTFYNSALGTMANNVAVAGLVAGGSTAAAAQLAVNTTKLKTKELALTGGYTFGAFTPYLSYAKGYNATMGGTTINDSGYDQFVLGLDYALSKRTDVYTSYGHVKWKYPGTDNENSLGLGLIHRF